The segment ATTGATAATGTTATCATAGAGCGATGGTTTAGAAGTCTAAAAACCGAACAAATCTACACACATGAATATCTAACACCTAGAGACCTAAGGATCGGTATTAGAGAATATATCCAAGAATATAATATAGAACGACCACATCAAACCCATGACTACCTAACTCCTCAAGAAGTCTATCTGGGGATAAGCAAGGCAGCTTAATAATAGCAAGACATATCGTATATCAAAGTCAAGTAGGCTGATGGATAGTGCCGCCATGTGGACAACCCTCCGCTACGCTCCAGGTTGACGCACAAGGCTTGGACAACAAAAACCGTGTTGTCCACACTCTCCACAGCCTCGGCGACTGGTCTAAAGTTTACGACGACGATAAAATCATTTCAAAAGAGGCAACTAATGTAAGCGTCAAACCATACCCACGTTGTTTCCTTAGTCCGGCTGTGTCATAATCTTCCTCAAAGATCCTAAGAGAGGAAGATTTTACTGTGACAAGAGCAGAACTAAGAAAACTATGGGAAGAACGGGTATCCGCCTTTAAAGCCAGCGGTCAGAGTGCCAATGCCTGGTGCAGAGATCATGACTTAAAGCCCAACCAGTTACATTACTGGCGTAAAAAACTTGAACCCAAAGAAGCTGCCGAAACACTATCGTCTAAATGGCTACCGCTAGAAATAAGCGATAAGTCCTATGAAGAAAACAACCTTTTCATAACGGTAGGGCAAGCTACTGTAGAAGTAAAGCCAGGGTTTGACCCGGCACTTCTTTTAGAAGTGGTGAGGACCTTAAAAGCATTATGCTAAACGATGCCAGTGTAGAGAGAGTATATCTCGCCTGTGGCAGCACAGATTTACGTAAATCCATTGACGGGTTAGCTGTCCTGGTCAAAGAAGGATTTGAACTAGATCCCTTCTCTCCGTATCTCTTTGTTTTCTGCAATCGCAAACGCGACAAGCTTAAGATTTTGCAGTGGGAGCACAATGGTTTCTGGCTTCATTACCGCCGCCTGGAAAAAGGCAAATTTCAATGGCCGGCAGACAGAGAATTTACACCTTTAAAGATTAGCCGACGTGAGTTACGGTGGCTTTTAGATGGACTGCCTATTCAGCAGCGTCAGGCTCACCCCAAAGTTACAGCACGAACGGTGTTATGACCTAAAATAAATCATGCTTTAAGCCTTGATTTTAAAGGGTTTTAAAGGGTTTTTGTCGAATCTATATACTATGGATAATATAGCTAAAACTAACGAAGAACTTCAAAATAAATGCAGTCAATTAGAGCAGCAAAACGCTGAACTTACTGCCAAACTTAAATGGTATGAAGAGCAGTATCGCTTAAGCCAAAAAAAGCAGTTCGGAGCTTCCAGCGAAAAGTCTGATCCCAATCAGTTGAATCTTTTTAATGAGGCCGAGGTAGAGAGTAAACCTCCTAAACCTGAACCAACCATGGAGGAAATCACCTACCGTCGCCAAAAGAAACAGGGACAGCGTGAAGAACTTTTAAAAGAGCTGCCGGTGGAAACAATTGAGTATCGCTTGCCTGCCGAAGAACAGATATGCTCGTGCTGTGGCGAAAACTTGCATGAAATGAGCACAGAAGTTAGAAAAGAGCTTAAAGTCATTCCGGCTCAAGTCAGTGTCGTTGAACACGTGCGTCATGTCTATGCTTGTCGCCGCTGTGAAGAAGAGGAGATTAAGACACCTGTTGTAACAGCACCTATGCCTCAACCGGTGCTTGCGAAAAGCTTAGTATCCCCTTCAGTAATGGCCCACATCATGACACAAAAATATGTAGAGGGTATGCCCCTCTATCGGCAAGAGCAGCAACTGACCCGTCTTGGAGTAGGCCTGTCCCGGCAGACCTTGGCCAATTGGATGCTCCATGGTGCCGAGAGGTGGCTTTACCCACTTCATAAGAGAATGCATGAAATTCTCATAAAGCAGGACATCCTGCACGCCGATGAGACCACACTGCAGGTACTGCGTGAACCAAACAGACCGGCAGAAAGTACTTCCTACATGTGGCTTTACCGCACCGGGCGGGAAGGCCCGCCGATAGTACTTTACGATTATCAGACCACCCGGGCAAGTAAACATCCCCGTAAGTTTTTGTCCGATTTTAAAGGCTATCTGCATGTAGATGGCTATGCCGGTTACAATGGACTATCGGATATCACTTTGGTCGGGTGTTGGGCTCATTATCCAAGAAATATGATTATCCGAGAAGAAACACTAAAAACCGCATAAGCCTAGGAGATTCTTTTCTTTTTCTCGGATAATCTAAATCTAACTTGACTAAACGTTTAAGAAATCTGGCATTTCATTTTTCTTTCTGGATTCTTTCATTGCCTCAGAATCCGGGGAGAACCATTTCTCATTCCATTCTTTCAAGTGCTTGTCCACTGTGTTCTGTGACAATTCCGCATATATCTGCGTTGTTTGGAGTGATGCATGCCCAAGGAAATTTTTTATGACTACAATTGGAACACCCGCCTCCAACATATGGCTTGCAGTTGAGTGCCTCATGGAATGCGGCGGATAACTGTCTTCTCTAAATAAAGCCAGATTCTCTGCCTTAGCCTGTCGTACGTATTTCTTAAAGATACCTTCAACGCAAGAAACAGCCATTTGTTCATGGGTTTGACTTGAAAAAACATGCTTGTCAGGTTTTGAACTCAGTCGCCGGTGATATATATATTTCTGCAGCATCTTCGCACAGTTGT is part of the Metallumcola ferriviriculae genome and harbors:
- the tnpA gene encoding IS66 family insertion sequence element accessory protein TnpA, coding for MTRAELRKLWEERVSAFKASGQSANAWCRDHDLKPNQLHYWRKKLEPKEAAETLSSKWLPLEISDKSYEENNLFITVGQATVEVKPGFDPALLLEVVRTLKALC
- the tnpB gene encoding IS66 family insertion sequence element accessory protein TnpB (TnpB, as the term is used for proteins encoded by IS66 family insertion elements, is considered an accessory protein, since TnpC, encoded by a neighboring gene, is a DDE family transposase.) — its product is MLNDASVERVYLACGSTDLRKSIDGLAVLVKEGFELDPFSPYLFVFCNRKRDKLKILQWEHNGFWLHYRRLEKGKFQWPADREFTPLKISRRELRWLLDGLPIQQRQAHPKVTARTVL